One genomic region from Caldicoprobacter guelmensis encodes:
- a CDS encoding HPr family phosphocarrier protein: MTIERQVKLEKLTQVCDFVNLASKYSCDVKVRSSNNEVDGKSILGILTLSLWKPVTVWASGEDAEEFAAQLDSFQPQ; the protein is encoded by the coding sequence ATGACGATAGAACGGCAGGTAAAGCTGGAAAAGCTCACCCAAGTGTGTGATTTCGTCAACCTGGCTTCCAAATACAGCTGTGATGTGAAGGTAAGGAGCAGCAACAATGAAGTAGACGGCAAGAGCATATTGGGCATACTGACCCTCTCCTTGTGGAAGCCGGTGACGGTATGGGCCTCGGGTGAGGATGCCGAGGAATTTGCAGCCCAATTGGATTCGTTTCAACCCCAGTGA
- a CDS encoding NAD(P)/FAD-dependent oxidoreductase, with product MEKYDVVIVGAGPAGIFTALELVKQKKELKVLIVDKGPHLNKRACPARITGKCANCHPCAIVSGWGGAGAFSDGKLTQSAEVGGRILDYMDEDEANRLIKYADDIYLSFGATAILHGVNSARIEEIKYQALKHRIRLIPCGVRHLGTEKAIDVLKAMYEYLVSQANVRFSPMTEAVDIIVNEGRATGVVVLKQGQKEVIDCDFVVVAPGRAGAEWLAQQAKKHGISIYNNEVDIGVRVEVPNAVMDHLTKDLYEAKLVYYSDTFENKVRTFCMNPGGVVSEEHYDGKIAVVNGHSYADPALKTDNTNFAVLVSTRFTEPFNQPIEYGKYIAYLANMLTGGGIMVQRLGDLLMGRRTDYSRLKKSVTIPTLKSAVPGDLSYVLPQRYLTSIVEALRAFDKLAPGLYSRDVLLYGVEVKFYSSKIEVNSKFETPIKNLYAIGDGAGITRGLMQASVTGIVVARDIASKL from the coding sequence ATGGAGAAATATGACGTGGTGATAGTAGGAGCTGGACCAGCGGGTATTTTTACGGCTCTTGAGCTCGTCAAGCAAAAGAAAGAATTAAAGGTGCTTATAGTGGATAAAGGCCCTCATCTGAATAAGAGAGCGTGCCCTGCGCGTATAACAGGAAAATGCGCCAATTGTCATCCCTGTGCTATAGTAAGCGGCTGGGGTGGAGCAGGTGCATTCAGTGATGGCAAGCTGACTCAAAGCGCTGAAGTGGGTGGCCGCATCCTGGATTATATGGATGAGGATGAAGCCAATCGGCTGATAAAATATGCCGATGATATATATTTGAGCTTTGGGGCTACCGCCATACTTCACGGTGTCAATTCTGCCAGAATAGAAGAGATAAAGTATCAGGCTTTGAAGCATCGTATACGTCTCATTCCATGTGGTGTAAGGCATTTAGGAACAGAAAAGGCCATTGATGTCCTTAAAGCGATGTATGAGTATCTTGTCAGTCAGGCCAACGTTAGGTTTAGCCCAATGACCGAGGCTGTTGATATAATTGTAAATGAGGGTAGAGCTACAGGGGTTGTAGTACTAAAGCAGGGGCAAAAAGAGGTTATAGACTGCGACTTTGTGGTAGTAGCTCCGGGACGAGCTGGGGCTGAGTGGCTGGCTCAGCAGGCCAAAAAGCACGGTATTTCCATCTACAACAACGAGGTGGACATCGGTGTACGGGTTGAAGTGCCCAATGCTGTTATGGACCATCTCACCAAGGATTTGTATGAGGCCAAGCTGGTGTATTACTCTGATACCTTTGAGAACAAGGTAAGAACTTTTTGTATGAATCCAGGGGGCGTGGTGTCTGAGGAGCACTATGACGGAAAGATAGCCGTTGTAAACGGGCATAGCTATGCAGACCCGGCCCTTAAAACTGATAACACCAATTTTGCCGTGCTGGTATCTACCCGTTTTACCGAACCATTTAATCAGCCCATAGAATACGGTAAGTATATTGCTTATTTAGCAAACATGCTAACCGGCGGTGGCATAATGGTTCAGCGTTTAGGAGACCTGCTCATGGGTAGGAGGACCGATTATAGTAGGCTCAAAAAGTCGGTTACTATTCCTACTTTAAAGAGCGCTGTACCGGGTGATTTGAGCTATGTATTACCTCAGCGTTATCTTACATCAATAGTGGAGGCGCTGAGAGCCTTTGACAAGCTGGCACCGGGGCTTTATTCTCGTGATGTGCTGCTGTACGGTGTGGAGGTTAAGTTTTACAGCAGCAAGATAGAGGTAAATAGCAAGTTTGAGACTCCCATTAAAAATTTGTACGCTATTGGAGATGGTGCAGGTATCACTCGCGGGCTTATGCAGGCCTCTGTGACTGGGATTGTGGTGGCAAGAGATATAGCTTCAAAACTTTGA
- a CDS encoding MATE family efflux transporter has product MSKTIGRDLTEGSIVKHLIAFSSPLLLGNVFQALYNAVDSIWVGKFLGPGALGAVSVSFPITFVLISMVMGITMATSVLVSQYAGARDTEMVSRTINNSFFILGIAAIVFTGIGLIFSRKVLMLLNTPQDILGYAVEYLNIYLLGLGFTFGYNVVSSVLNGLGDSKTPVKFLIIATITNIILDPLFIFGFGFIPKMGIAGAALATILSQGLSFFLVFRYLIKHDHLIKPDFKNFKFDRELVWKLIKIGLPAGIQQIVVSMGLTMMTGIINLFGSNSVAAFGATSRLDQFAHMPAMSLGLATSALTGQNLGADKHERVKEVFKWGNILAGSITAVIVALVMAFPRAILQIFTSDVHVLDIGSRYLRIVGISYIPFSLMFVTNGILRGAGDTLPTMIFSIVSLWLIRIPLARYLSSLKSLGVDGIWIAIAVSSIISMTMSITYYLSGRWKNKKLVTKKAQ; this is encoded by the coding sequence ATGTCCAAAACAATAGGAAGGGATTTGACAGAAGGCAGCATAGTAAAACACCTCATCGCCTTTTCATCACCCTTGCTGCTTGGTAACGTCTTTCAGGCATTATACAACGCAGTGGACAGCATATGGGTAGGAAAATTCTTAGGCCCGGGAGCCCTGGGAGCTGTGTCTGTAAGCTTTCCCATTACATTTGTATTGATATCCATGGTAATGGGTATTACCATGGCCACTTCTGTGCTGGTATCGCAGTACGCGGGTGCCAGAGATACAGAAATGGTTTCCAGGACCATAAATAACTCGTTTTTTATTTTAGGAATAGCCGCTATTGTATTTACAGGTATAGGGCTCATTTTCAGCCGAAAGGTACTGATGTTATTGAATACTCCCCAAGATATTTTAGGTTACGCCGTAGAATATTTGAATATATATTTGCTGGGTCTTGGATTTACGTTTGGATACAACGTGGTAAGCTCGGTATTAAACGGCCTGGGGGATTCCAAAACCCCGGTCAAATTCCTCATAATCGCTACAATTACCAACATAATTTTAGACCCCTTGTTCATATTTGGATTTGGCTTTATCCCCAAGATGGGTATTGCTGGAGCTGCTTTAGCAACAATACTATCACAAGGGTTATCATTTTTCCTGGTATTTAGGTATCTCATAAAGCACGATCACCTCATAAAACCCGATTTTAAGAATTTCAAATTTGACCGTGAGCTGGTATGGAAGCTTATTAAAATAGGGTTACCTGCCGGTATCCAGCAAATAGTAGTATCAATGGGATTGACCATGATGACAGGCATAATAAACCTGTTTGGCTCCAACTCGGTAGCGGCCTTTGGGGCCACTTCCCGGTTGGACCAGTTTGCTCATATGCCCGCTATGTCACTGGGGCTGGCCACGTCAGCCTTAACAGGTCAAAATTTAGGAGCGGACAAACACGAGAGGGTCAAAGAAGTGTTCAAGTGGGGCAATATACTAGCAGGTAGCATCACAGCTGTAATCGTAGCGTTGGTAATGGCATTTCCCAGAGCCATTCTACAAATCTTTACTAGCGATGTTCATGTGCTGGACATAGGTAGCAGGTACTTAAGAATTGTGGGTATTTCTTATATCCCTTTTTCTTTGATGTTTGTCACCAACGGAATATTAAGGGGAGCTGGTGATACGTTGCCCACTATGATTTTCTCTATTGTCTCTCTGTGGCTTATAAGAATTCCTCTGGCTCGTTACTTATCATCGCTTAAAAGCCTAGGAGTAGATGGCATATGGATAGCCATTGCTGTGAGTTCTATAATCTCCATGACCATGAGCATTACGTACTATTTGTCTGGTAGGTGGAAAAACAAAAAACTGGTCACCAAAAAAGCTCAATGA
- a CDS encoding DUF1858 domain-containing protein, translating into MAQVSKDMTIAQVLQIDRGTVPIFLRFGMHCLGCPISSGETLEEASVAHGINVEELVKALNDYLKDK; encoded by the coding sequence ATGGCGCAGGTGAGTAAGGATATGACAATTGCTCAGGTGTTGCAAATCGATCGCGGTACAGTGCCCATCTTCCTACGGTTTGGCATGCACTGTCTGGGGTGTCCTATATCGAGCGGTGAAACCCTTGAAGAGGCATCGGTAGCTCACGGGATAAACGTAGAAGAACTTGTAAAGGCGCTTAATGATTACCTAAAGGACAAATAG
- the feoB gene encoding ferrous iron transport protein B: protein MGLTGQSTGLTAIHNIIKAKPGKSDNIIVALAGNPNTGKSSIFNRLTGLRQHTGNWPGKTVSTAYGCYKYNGKNIVLVDLPGTYSLMTSSPEEEIARDFICFGNPHVTVVVVDATCLERNLNLVLQIIEMTPKVLVCVNLMDEASRKGIWIDLTKLSAILGVPVVGISALTGHGLDLLKEKIWQMACGRLSTNPVTIKYDDDIEGGINFIEPLISHVINGLGCNINSRWFALRLVEEDIGVTEAFKRYYGIDILGVDELKEGVEKIQRFFKDKGWDVELLRDKLACTLIRKAEDVSRQVLYCQKSSANTIEYKIDNLLTSKVWGIPAMFGLLCVVFWITIEGANYPSQMLSQAFYYLEKVLVDLFMSCNAPSWLHSLLLDGVYRTVSWVVSVMLPPMAIFFPLFTLLEDLGYLPRVAFNLDNFFKKACAHGKQALTMCMGFGCNAAGVIACRIIDSPRERLLAIITNNYVPCNGRFPTLIALATIFMAGGAGKFNLVVATLMVVTMIVLAVCITLLVSKILSHTLLKGLPSSFVLELPPYRKPRVCSILLHSLLDRTLFVLARAVTVATPAGFIIWIMSNVSVAGNSLLNGFAGFLDPFAKMLGLDGYILMAFILGLPANEIVIPVILMSYMATDTLVELDSLEALHNILVHHGWTWLTALCTMLFSLNHFPCGTTLFTIRKETGSWKWTFVAFTVPTITGIVLCLIVAQVVRFLELI, encoded by the coding sequence GTGGGGCTGACTGGACAGTCGACCGGCCTTACTGCAATACACAATATAATTAAGGCAAAGCCTGGGAAGTCTGACAATATAATAGTGGCTTTAGCAGGAAACCCCAATACAGGCAAAAGCAGTATATTTAATCGTTTGACGGGTTTAAGGCAACATACCGGTAATTGGCCTGGCAAAACGGTAAGTACTGCTTACGGATGTTATAAGTATAACGGGAAAAACATTGTTTTGGTGGATTTGCCAGGGACTTATTCACTTATGACCAGCTCACCAGAAGAAGAAATAGCTAGGGATTTTATATGTTTTGGTAATCCTCATGTAACTGTTGTGGTGGTAGATGCAACGTGTTTAGAGCGAAATTTAAACCTGGTATTACAGATTATTGAGATGACACCTAAGGTGTTGGTGTGTGTAAACTTAATGGATGAGGCCAGCAGAAAAGGCATTTGGATTGATTTAACAAAGCTTTCTGCTATTTTGGGTGTACCGGTGGTGGGAATAAGCGCCCTTACAGGGCATGGATTAGACCTTTTAAAAGAAAAGATATGGCAAATGGCTTGTGGTAGGCTCAGTACAAACCCCGTAACGATAAAGTATGATGATGATATCGAGGGGGGTATAAATTTTATTGAACCGCTAATAAGCCACGTTATAAATGGCTTAGGCTGTAATATCAACAGCCGATGGTTTGCGTTACGACTTGTTGAAGAAGATATAGGGGTTACAGAGGCTTTCAAACGTTATTATGGGATAGATATTTTGGGGGTTGATGAGCTAAAGGAAGGAGTGGAAAAAATCCAGAGGTTTTTTAAAGATAAGGGGTGGGATGTTGAACTATTGAGAGATAAATTGGCATGTACATTAATACGCAAGGCAGAAGATGTCAGCCGTCAGGTTTTGTATTGTCAAAAAAGCTCAGCCAACACCATTGAATACAAAATAGATAACCTGCTTACCTCAAAAGTGTGGGGTATACCGGCTATGTTTGGGCTTTTGTGTGTGGTATTCTGGATTACTATTGAAGGGGCCAACTATCCTTCACAGATGCTATCCCAAGCGTTTTACTATCTCGAAAAAGTGTTGGTTGACCTTTTTATGTCTTGTAACGCACCATCATGGTTGCACAGCCTGTTGCTTGACGGGGTATACCGTACGGTGTCCTGGGTGGTGTCGGTGATGTTGCCGCCTATGGCCATATTTTTCCCCTTGTTTACCTTGTTAGAAGACTTAGGCTATCTTCCTCGGGTGGCTTTCAATCTGGACAATTTTTTCAAGAAAGCATGTGCTCACGGCAAGCAGGCGTTAACCATGTGTATGGGATTTGGTTGTAATGCTGCCGGGGTAATTGCTTGTCGTATAATTGATTCGCCCAGGGAAAGGCTTCTAGCGATAATAACAAACAATTACGTACCATGTAACGGGCGATTTCCCACTTTGATTGCTTTAGCGACGATATTTATGGCAGGAGGAGCAGGAAAATTTAATTTAGTGGTAGCAACTTTGATGGTAGTGACTATGATAGTGTTGGCGGTGTGTATCACTCTGTTGGTTTCTAAAATACTATCTCACACTCTATTAAAAGGGCTGCCGTCTTCCTTCGTGCTTGAGCTACCTCCATACAGGAAGCCTCGGGTATGTAGTATTCTATTACACTCCCTTTTGGACCGTACTCTCTTTGTGCTGGCCCGCGCTGTCACAGTAGCAACTCCTGCAGGATTTATCATATGGATTATGAGTAATGTAAGTGTAGCAGGAAATAGTTTGTTAAATGGCTTTGCGGGATTCCTGGACCCCTTTGCCAAAATGCTGGGATTGGATGGTTATATCTTAATGGCTTTTATATTGGGCTTACCAGCTAACGAAATAGTCATACCAGTAATACTGATGAGCTATATGGCTACCGACACGCTGGTGGAGCTGGACAGCCTTGAGGCGCTGCATAATATATTAGTTCACCATGGCTGGACATGGTTGACTGCCCTGTGTACCATGTTGTTTTCTCTCAACCATTTTCCTTGTGGGACAACGTTGTTTACCATACGTAAGGAGACTGGAAGCTGGAAATGGACGTTTGTTGCGTTTACTGTGCCAACCATTACGGGTATTGTATTGTGTTTAATAGTAGCTCAAGTGGTTCGCTTCCTTGAGCTGATTTAA
- a CDS encoding tagaturonate epimerase family protein: MLDEQMLNQLSSALLRHSFMLYPNSVRKLSEGIYVFVVRGNDGKKVGILSKERVSGFKTPFFDEDINIEGTDFCFNLFPLVFENYLILRDNFGIGPTPCKNAASFGTGDRLGLATSAHLDAFKGFDFFPVLAQQSPRELEKTHRDFKDVLLKAVLGVLEAGYNGGFGADADHIKDEKYLFQATEAGYTMYTLDVSEMLVKGEGLAVNADRLSQLSLDIIKDFGGKKIIFQGGEYTIKSEELLRSAVIYEKAMCFVERVYGLIKERVKDFDLEVSIDEGDRDTTIEDHIFVAEYLHRKGIDFWSLAPKFPGEFEKAVDYRGDMDKFVVELNKHCTVARMLGGYRLSLHSGSDKFSIYRIFNEATRHNFHIKTSGTSWLQALNVIYDKDRQLFRELYSIALDNLEESKKAYKISIYKQDFEKGLDLDNPQVLQNPKVRQLLHISYGVLLDEKREEIYDILIKHEDEHYRYVADNIKKHLELLE, translated from the coding sequence ATGCTGGATGAGCAGATGTTAAATCAACTTTCCAGTGCGCTGTTGCGCCATTCATTTATGTTGTATCCCAATTCTGTAAGGAAGCTTTCGGAGGGCATTTATGTTTTTGTAGTTAGAGGCAATGATGGCAAGAAAGTAGGGATTTTAAGCAAAGAAAGGGTCAGCGGTTTTAAAACTCCATTTTTCGATGAAGATATTAATATAGAAGGTACTGATTTCTGTTTTAACCTTTTTCCGCTCGTTTTTGAAAACTACCTTATTTTAAGGGATAATTTTGGCATTGGGCCAACACCATGTAAAAATGCTGCGTCATTTGGTACAGGTGACAGGCTTGGTTTGGCTACATCAGCTCACCTTGATGCTTTCAAAGGTTTTGACTTTTTTCCTGTTTTGGCTCAACAATCACCACGGGAGCTTGAAAAAACCCATAGGGACTTTAAAGATGTATTGCTCAAAGCTGTGTTGGGTGTGCTAGAGGCTGGTTACAATGGGGGGTTTGGTGCAGATGCTGACCACATAAAAGATGAGAAATATTTGTTTCAAGCGACTGAAGCGGGGTATACGATGTACACTTTAGATGTAAGTGAGATGTTAGTAAAGGGAGAAGGACTTGCAGTTAATGCAGACCGTCTTTCACAGCTGAGTTTGGACATAATAAAGGATTTTGGTGGCAAAAAGATCATCTTTCAGGGTGGGGAATATACGATAAAGAGCGAAGAGCTGTTGAGGTCTGCCGTGATATATGAGAAAGCCATGTGTTTCGTAGAACGAGTTTACGGTTTGATTAAAGAGAGAGTAAAAGATTTTGACCTGGAGGTTTCTATAGATGAAGGGGATAGAGACACTACCATAGAGGATCATATATTCGTAGCTGAATACTTGCATAGAAAAGGTATAGATTTTTGGAGCTTGGCCCCTAAATTCCCTGGTGAGTTTGAGAAGGCGGTGGATTATAGAGGTGATATGGATAAGTTTGTGGTAGAGCTCAACAAGCACTGTACTGTTGCGAGAATGCTGGGCGGCTACAGGTTGAGTCTGCATTCGGGCAGTGACAAGTTCAGCATATATAGGATTTTCAACGAAGCAACCCGGCACAACTTCCATATAAAGACTTCAGGTACCAGTTGGCTGCAGGCTTTGAACGTGATATACGACAAAGATAGACAGCTTTTTAGGGAGCTTTACAGCATTGCCCTGGATAATCTGGAGGAGAGCAAGAAGGCGTACAAGATTTCGATTTACAAGCAGGACTTCGAAAAAGGGCTGGATTTGGATAACCCACAGGTTCTGCAAAATCCTAAAGTAAGGCAGCTGCTGCATATATCATACGGTGTACTGCTGGATGAGAAGAGAGAAGAAATTTATGATATACTGATCAAACATGAGGATGAACACTATCGATACGTAGCTGACAATATAAAGAAACATCTTGAGCTTTTGGAATAG
- a CDS encoding ATP-binding protein, which yields MIGDMGFGMEEESKQNIWDFDKEICMSWKRCKDSGLTRQALPRVDTVSENEWNAILRKDQILIDSALPYIRMIKSIIPYPNSMVLLCNRECLILCRMGKAPQLIDLGIEKGHIVKEANIGTNCLGTCIVIDKPIAVFGDQHFLTVFKGWAGVAAPIHDRDGGILGALGIYIEKENAGYEMLGLAILAARGIEEQLALKNKYAELEACNYRLSEFNSDIVNTASILSHEIRNSLSTISAYVQLLQLEKVLDTLKADKILTEVTRINKILNDFKNLTRPSQMKFMRYSLNDLICHVADLMFAKARIGKVDIRLVMPEKHIFAKVDKDAMQQVIINLIENAIQAMEKGGVLTIRLLKNKESGMALIEFEDTGVGIPEQHLSDIFKLFYTTKKGGSGLGLAICKNIVKNHGGNIRVQSKVGEGTKFTIELPYEE from the coding sequence ATGATAGGAGATATGGGTTTTGGGATGGAGGAAGAATCGAAGCAGAATATTTGGGATTTTGATAAAGAGATATGCATGTCGTGGAAACGATGTAAAGACAGCGGTTTGACACGCCAGGCTTTACCCAGGGTGGATACAGTATCTGAGAATGAATGGAATGCTATACTGAGAAAGGACCAAATACTTATCGATTCTGCACTTCCTTATATTAGAATGATAAAGAGCATTATCCCTTATCCCAATAGTATGGTGCTTTTGTGTAATAGAGAGTGCCTAATATTATGTAGGATGGGTAAAGCGCCTCAGCTAATAGACTTAGGGATTGAAAAGGGGCACATAGTAAAAGAAGCCAATATAGGAACCAATTGTTTGGGAACATGCATTGTTATAGATAAACCAATTGCTGTGTTTGGCGATCAGCATTTCTTAACAGTGTTTAAAGGTTGGGCGGGTGTTGCCGCCCCCATTCATGATAGGGATGGTGGGATTTTAGGAGCTTTAGGTATTTATATAGAGAAAGAGAATGCCGGATATGAGATGTTAGGATTGGCTATTCTAGCAGCCAGGGGAATAGAAGAACAACTGGCTTTAAAGAACAAATATGCTGAGCTGGAGGCTTGTAATTACAGGTTATCTGAATTCAACAGCGATATCGTCAATACTGCTTCTATTTTGTCTCATGAGATTCGCAATTCCCTATCTACTATAAGTGCGTATGTGCAATTGTTGCAGCTTGAAAAAGTACTGGATACCCTTAAGGCGGATAAGATATTGACAGAGGTTACACGGATAAATAAAATCCTTAATGATTTTAAGAACCTTACCAGACCTTCACAGATGAAGTTCATGCGATATTCGTTAAATGATTTGATCTGTCATGTAGCGGATCTGATGTTTGCTAAAGCTCGCATTGGGAAAGTGGATATAAGGCTTGTGATGCCAGAAAAGCATATCTTTGCAAAGGTGGATAAAGATGCTATGCAGCAGGTGATTATCAATTTAATAGAGAATGCAATACAGGCTATGGAAAAAGGTGGTGTACTTACGATAAGGCTTTTGAAAAATAAAGAGTCGGGTATGGCTTTGATCGAATTTGAAGATACCGGTGTGGGAATACCTGAACAACATCTTTCGGATATATTCAAGCTTTTTTATACTACCAAAAAAGGTGGTAGTGGGCTGGGACTTGCCATATGTAAAAATATAGTTAAAAACCATGGTGGGAATATTAGGGTACAGAGCAAAGTGGGTGAGGGAACCAAGTTTACTATTGAACTGCCCTATGAGGAGTAG
- the rd gene encoding rubredoxin has translation MKKYQCTVCGYVYDPTVGDPDGGIAPGTTFENLPDDWVCPECGVGKDMFEALDD, from the coding sequence ATGAAAAAATATCAATGTACGGTGTGCGGCTACGTTTATGACCCGACAGTAGGGGATCCAGATGGAGGGATTGCACCAGGTACAACTTTTGAGAATTTGCCAGATGACTGGGTATGTCCTGAGTGCGGTGTAGGCAAAGATATGTTTGAAGCCTTAGATGATTGA
- a CDS encoding Fur family transcriptional regulator: protein MKNTIKQLKEYLINHNIKPSTIRLKVLEYLLNNRIHPTADDIYKNLLPQIPTLSKTSIYNTMELFANNGVVKILSFDGKEAHYDVNTELHGHFKCRRCGIIYDFNVPFDIPIPNELKEFDVKEVDINFYGICHKCNKQRGQEM, encoded by the coding sequence ATGAAAAACACAATAAAACAACTTAAAGAATACTTAATAAACCACAATATAAAGCCTTCAACTATACGATTGAAAGTGCTGGAGTATTTGCTCAATAATCGAATTCATCCTACCGCCGACGACATCTATAAAAACTTGCTGCCTCAAATACCCACTCTTTCAAAAACGAGCATTTACAATACTATGGAGTTATTTGCCAATAATGGGGTAGTAAAAATTTTGAGCTTTGACGGAAAGGAAGCCCATTATGATGTAAATACCGAGCTGCATGGCCATTTTAAGTGCCGCAGGTGTGGTATAATATACGATTTTAATGTTCCATTTGATATTCCAATACCCAATGAATTAAAAGAATTTGACGTCAAGGAGGTTGATATAAATTTTTACGGCATATGCCATAAATGCAATAAACAAAGAGGGCAAGAAATGTAA
- a CDS encoding FeoA family protein → MILLPLNLLPVGCTAKVKYINVSGILRRRLMDLGVIPETEIKVVRRSLLGDPTLYEVRGAMIALRHEDASKILVKTTNS, encoded by the coding sequence ATGATCCTTTTGCCTTTAAACCTCCTTCCTGTTGGGTGTACAGCAAAGGTAAAATACATAAATGTCAGTGGCATTTTGCGTAGAAGGCTTATGGATTTAGGAGTGATACCGGAGACTGAAATTAAAGTAGTACGCCGGAGCCTGTTAGGGGATCCCACTTTGTATGAAGTTAGGGGAGCTATGATTGCACTTCGTCATGAAGATGCTTCAAAAATTTTGGTTAAAACAACCAACTCATAA
- the metA gene encoding homoserine O-acetyltransferase MetA, with product MPIKIPNDLPAAETLTNENIFVMFEDRALHQDIRPLQIVILNLMPNKIVTETQILRLLGNSPLQVDIVLLHPKSHVSKNTSREHLIKFYNTFDEICDQKFDGMIITGAPVEHLEFEEVDYWEELKEIMEWSKTHVFSTFHICWAAQAGLYYHYGIPKYKLPQKMFGVFPHRVCKKNERLLRGFDDIFYVPHSRHTEVRKEDILKVPELEILSESEEAGIYIVASKNGRQVFVTGHSEYDPLTLKEEYERDKAKGLNISLPKNYFPGDDPNAMPIVNWRSHANLLFSNWLNYYVYQETPYNLDEIG from the coding sequence ATGCCAATAAAGATACCTAACGATTTACCAGCTGCTGAGACATTGACAAATGAAAATATATTCGTAATGTTTGAAGACAGAGCCTTGCATCAGGACATCAGGCCTTTACAAATTGTAATATTGAACCTCATGCCTAATAAAATAGTAACCGAAACCCAGATATTACGCCTCTTGGGTAATTCACCCCTCCAGGTGGATATAGTGCTGCTTCATCCTAAGAGCCATGTCTCTAAGAATACTTCCAGGGAGCACTTGATCAAGTTCTATAACACTTTTGATGAGATATGTGACCAAAAGTTTGATGGCATGATCATAACTGGTGCGCCGGTAGAGCATCTGGAGTTTGAAGAGGTGGATTACTGGGAAGAGCTTAAAGAGATCATGGAGTGGAGTAAGACCCATGTCTTCTCTACCTTCCATATATGTTGGGCGGCACAGGCTGGACTTTATTACCATTATGGAATACCCAAATACAAGCTGCCACAAAAGATGTTCGGCGTATTTCCGCACAGGGTATGTAAGAAAAACGAAAGGCTGTTAAGGGGGTTTGATGATATATTCTATGTGCCTCATTCTAGGCATACAGAGGTGAGGAAGGAGGATATACTTAAAGTTCCCGAGTTGGAAATTTTGTCCGAATCAGAAGAAGCTGGAATTTATATAGTGGCTTCTAAAAATGGCAGGCAGGTATTTGTAACTGGTCATTCGGAGTATGACCCTCTTACCCTCAAGGAGGAGTACGAGAGGGATAAGGCTAAAGGGCTTAACATAAGTTTGCCCAAGAATTATTTTCCTGGAGATGACCCCAATGCTATGCCAATTGTGAATTGGCGTAGTCATGCAAACTTGCTGTTTTCCAACTGGCTAAACTATTATGTATATCAAGAAACGCCGTATAATTTGGATGAAATAGGTTAA